One stretch of Prionailurus viverrinus isolate Anna chromosome C1, UM_Priviv_1.0, whole genome shotgun sequence DNA includes these proteins:
- the LOC125173721 gene encoding sterol 26-hydroxylase, mitochondrial isoform X2 has translation MLNKTKYGPMWVTRLGPQMYVNLASAPLLEQVMRQESKYPVRNDMELWKEHRDQQGLAYGPFTTEGHHWYQLRQALNQRMLKPSEAALYTDALNEVIDDFLAHLNHLLAESASGDHVSDMAHHFYYFALEAICYILFEKRIGCLERPIPQDTVAFVRSVGLMFQNSLYVTFLPKWSRSLLPFWKRYLDGWNTIFSFGKKLIDQKLKEIETQLQKSGPDEVQISGYLHFLLTRGQLSAHEVMGSLPELLLAGVDTTSNTMTWALYHLSKNPEIQAALHKEVVGMVPPGHVPKYKDLAHMPLLKAVLKETLRLYPVVPTNSRVITEKEIEVGGFLFPKNTQFVFCHYVVSRDPDIFPEPESFWPYRWLKKSQPATPGVQHPFGSVPFGYGVRACLGRRIAELEMQLLLSRLIQQYEVVLAPETGEVRSVARIVLVPNKKVGLRFLQRQC, from the exons ATGCTGAACAAGACCAAGTATGGTCCAATGTGGGTAACCCGCCTAGGGCCTCAGATGTATGTGAACCTGGCCAGTGCCCCACTCCTGGAGCAAGTGATGCGGCAAGAGAGCAAGTACCCAGTACGGAACGACATGGAACTATGGAAGGAGCACCGGGACCAACAGGGCCTGGCTTATGGGCCCTTCACCAC GGAAGGACACCACTGGTACCAGCTACGCCAAGCTCTGAACCAGCGGATGCTGAAGCCCAGTGAAGCTGCGCTCTACACCGATGCTCTGAATGAGGTGATTGATGACTTCCTGGCCCACCTGAACCATCTTTTGGCAGAGAGTGCCTCAGGGGACCACGTGTCTGACATGGCTCACCATTTCTACTACTTTGCCTTGGAAG CTATTTGCTACATCCTGTTTGAGAAACGTATTGGCTGCCTGGAGCGACCCATCCCCCAGGACACTGTGGCCTTCGTCAGATCTGTCGGGCTCATGTTCCAGAACTCACTCTATGTCACCTTCCTCCCCAAGTGGAGCCGTTCCTTGCTGCCTTTCTGGAAGCGATATCTGGATGGCTGGAACACCATCTTCTCTTTCG GGAAGAAGCTGATTGATCAGAAACTCAAGGAGATAGAGACCCAGCTGCAGAAAAGTGGGCCAGACGAAGTGCAGATATCTGGCTACCTGCACTTCCTGCTCACCAGAGGACAGCTCAGTGCTCATGAGGTCATGGGCAGCCTGCCCGAGCTGCTCCTGGCTGGCGTAGACACG acATCCAACACAATGACGTGGGCCCTGTACCATCTTTCAAAGAACCCAGAGATCCAGGCTGCCTTGCATAAGGAAGTGGTGGGCATGGTACCCCCCGGGCACGTGCCCAAGTACAAGGACTTAGCACACATGCCCCTGCTCAAAGCTGTGCTTAAGGAGACCCTGCG CCTTTACCCCGTGGTCCCCACGAACTCCCGGGTCATCACGGAAAAGGAAATCGAAGTCGGTGGCTTCCTCTTCCCCAAGAAC ACCCAGTTTGTGTTCTGTCACTATGTGGTGTCCCGTGACCCTGACATCTTCCCTGAGCCAGAGAGCTTCTGGCCCTACCGCTGGCTGAAGAAGAGCCAGCCTGCTACCCCTGGGGTCCAGCATCCATTTGGCTCTGTGCCCTTTGGCTATGGGGTCCGGGCTTGCCTGGGTCGCAGGATTGCGGAACTGGAGATGCAGCTGCTGCTGTcaagg CTGATCCAGCAGTATGAGGTGGTCCTGGCCCCCGAGACGGGGGAGGTGAGGAGCGTGGCCCGCATCGTCCTGGTTCCCAATAAGAAGGTGGGCCTGCGTTTCCTGCAGAGACAGTGCTGA